The following proteins are encoded in a genomic region of Halomicrobium zhouii:
- a CDS encoding alkaline phosphatase family protein, whose protein sequence is MQTLLLGLDGTCRSILAPLFEDGVMPHVEALFDDGTSGPLTSQLPPWTPSAWPSLYTGVNPGKHGVFGFLRFDGYEWDVVNRSDVEEFALWELLDRHGLTSVVVNVPVTHPAREFDGALLPGYIAPENPACHPEGILGEVEDAVGDYDVYSPLDRPGETDLDEAAAHARSRGEAFCFLADRYDPDFGFLEFQQTDSVFHVRPEDDEAVRRVYGAVDDAVGRVLDQCDPDNVLVVSDHGMGEYDGYDVRLNEYLRETGFVESTTEGTGMPSWDAIARNQLQDGADGGQPSPGAAERLAATASKLGVTSQRIQAVLEPLGLAEFVARHAPTDAVRAGTEQVDFHASRAFVRDRIELGVRLNVAGREPDGVVPSGDYDDHRDELIDALGSLATPDGDPVFEDVLPREDVFSGPYVERAPDVVTVPTDFEHTLNVSLLGELFDDEPFEPWNHKRDGIVAATGEAFDETASLADAHLFDVAPTVLTSLGIPRSDRMDGEPLPVVDETPVRRYPEFEARDRTDTDDEAVEERLAHLGYLSGE, encoded by the coding sequence ATGCAGACGCTGTTACTGGGGCTGGATGGGACCTGCCGGTCCATCCTCGCGCCGCTGTTCGAGGACGGGGTGATGCCGCACGTGGAGGCGCTGTTCGACGACGGGACCAGCGGTCCGCTCACGTCGCAACTCCCGCCGTGGACGCCGAGCGCCTGGCCGTCGCTGTACACCGGCGTGAATCCGGGCAAGCACGGCGTGTTCGGGTTCCTCCGCTTCGACGGCTACGAGTGGGACGTGGTGAACCGCTCCGACGTCGAGGAGTTCGCGCTCTGGGAACTGCTCGACCGGCACGGTCTCACGAGCGTCGTGGTCAACGTCCCGGTCACCCATCCAGCGCGCGAGTTCGACGGCGCGCTCCTGCCCGGCTACATCGCGCCCGAGAATCCGGCGTGCCACCCCGAGGGGATCCTCGGTGAGGTCGAGGATGCCGTCGGCGACTACGACGTCTACAGTCCGCTCGACAGGCCGGGGGAGACGGACCTCGACGAGGCCGCCGCCCACGCGCGCAGCCGCGGCGAGGCCTTCTGCTTCCTCGCCGACCGGTACGACCCGGACTTCGGCTTCCTGGAGTTCCAGCAGACCGACAGCGTGTTCCACGTGCGCCCGGAGGACGACGAGGCGGTGCGCCGGGTCTACGGCGCCGTCGACGACGCGGTCGGCCGGGTCCTCGACCAGTGCGACCCCGACAACGTCCTCGTCGTCAGCGACCACGGGATGGGCGAGTACGACGGGTACGACGTCCGCCTCAACGAGTACCTCCGCGAGACCGGGTTCGTCGAATCGACGACGGAGGGGACGGGAATGCCGTCCTGGGACGCCATCGCGCGCAACCAGCTCCAGGACGGCGCGGACGGTGGCCAACCGTCCCCCGGCGCCGCCGAGCGCCTCGCCGCGACGGCCTCGAAGCTCGGCGTGACCAGTCAGCGAATCCAGGCCGTCCTCGAACCGCTGGGCCTCGCCGAGTTCGTCGCGCGCCACGCGCCCACCGACGCGGTACGCGCCGGCACGGAGCAGGTCGACTTCCACGCCTCGCGCGCGTTCGTCCGCGACCGCATCGAACTGGGCGTCCGGCTCAACGTCGCGGGCCGCGAGCCCGACGGCGTCGTCCCGTCGGGGGACTACGACGACCACCGGGACGAACTGATCGACGCGCTCGGTTCGCTGGCGACGCCCGACGGCGACCCGGTCTTCGAGGACGTGCTTCCCCGCGAGGACGTGTTCTCCGGCCCCTACGTCGAGCGCGCACCGGACGTCGTGACCGTGCCGACCGACTTCGAGCACACCCTGAACGTCTCGCTGCTGGGCGAACTGTTCGACGACGAGCCGTTCGAACCCTGGAACCACAAGCGGGACGGCATCGTCGCGGCCACCGGCGAGGCCTTCGACGAGACGGCGTCGCTCGCGGACGCGCACCTCTTCGACGTCGCCCCGACGGTACTCACCTCGCTGGGGATTCCCCGCAGCGACCGGATGGACGGCGAGCCCCTCCCCGTCGTCGACGAGACGCCCGTGCGCCGCTATCCGGAGTTCGAAGCGAGAGACCGGACCGACACCGACGACGAGGCCGTCGAGGAGCGCCTCGCGCACCTGGGCTACCTCTCCGGGGAGTAA
- a CDS encoding helix-turn-helix domain-containing protein produces MSESTSTPPAEERNTKAARLEHPSGFLALTKHESVPILVDALLDLPPGREMNKTEFAEHAGVTRQTVSTYIDLLLELDVVEEVPNTSPQRYRLAESDVVQELFELNSALNAVEG; encoded by the coding sequence ATGAGCGAATCGACATCGACTCCCCCTGCCGAAGAGCGCAATACCAAAGCCGCCCGGCTGGAACATCCGAGCGGATTCCTCGCGCTCACGAAACACGAGAGCGTTCCCATCCTCGTCGACGCGCTGCTGGACTTGCCGCCAGGTCGGGAGATGAACAAGACCGAGTTCGCGGAACACGCGGGCGTGACGCGCCAGACGGTCAGTACCTACATCGATCTGCTGCTGGAACTCGACGTCGTCGAAGAAGTACCGAACACGTCGCCCCAGCGGTACCGGCTCGCCGAGAGCGACGTCGTGCAGGAACTCTTCGAACTCAACAGCGCGCTGAACGCCGTCGAAGGCTGA
- a CDS encoding right-handed parallel beta-helix repeat-containing protein produces the protein MPDETETPPEPPSGENVIDLVEAGASPDGDEPTVPVLEEVVGDGKTLYFPPGEYLLTQEWRVRDLTDLSVVGRDATLRVEEGFDDSLFVLGNADSATGLTIEGLAFDFSAPKTGGRPIHGIVTDGLSVTDVSVIGTVDVDQDVMRFDVTDPQGNGVVKRMNLPDGATAEYPITGCYVGESHTGTLRFVDCHIAGFPDNGLYASSATGKVVVEGGRYENNNVSNVRVSGPAEVRGVTVRCDRAPKGFGNMRGIRLREGSNVLVENCDVQMEKVTGSDGGITMSSWLDQATIRDTTVTVNADDVAAILAKSPTDRPDEVDADSDDYRIRVENVTISGSASDTAAVRLLEREGCLVDNACIVQTGQARDGIQCTRVSDSTLSNSSISVTGRPVVLNDATVTREALRTSRLGANAAASGGNCQRE, from the coding sequence ATGCCAGACGAAACGGAGACGCCGCCGGAACCACCCAGCGGCGAGAACGTGATCGACCTCGTCGAGGCGGGGGCCAGCCCCGACGGCGACGAGCCGACCGTCCCCGTCCTGGAGGAGGTCGTCGGCGACGGCAAGACGCTGTACTTCCCGCCCGGCGAGTACCTCCTCACACAGGAGTGGCGCGTCAGGGACCTCACCGACCTCAGCGTCGTCGGCCGGGACGCGACGCTCCGCGTCGAGGAGGGGTTCGACGACTCCCTGTTCGTCCTCGGGAACGCGGACAGCGCGACCGGGCTGACCATCGAGGGCCTGGCGTTCGACTTCAGCGCACCGAAGACGGGCGGGCGGCCCATCCACGGCATCGTGACGGACGGCCTCTCGGTGACGGACGTCAGCGTCATCGGCACCGTCGACGTCGACCAGGACGTGATGCGCTTCGACGTCACGGACCCCCAGGGGAACGGCGTCGTGAAGCGGATGAACCTGCCCGACGGCGCCACCGCCGAGTACCCCATCACGGGCTGTTACGTCGGCGAGTCCCACACCGGGACGTTGCGCTTCGTCGACTGTCACATCGCCGGCTTCCCCGACAACGGCCTCTACGCCTCCTCGGCGACCGGCAAGGTGGTCGTCGAAGGGGGGCGCTACGAGAACAACAACGTCTCGAACGTCCGCGTCAGCGGCCCGGCCGAGGTCCGCGGCGTCACCGTCCGCTGTGACAGGGCCCCGAAGGGGTTCGGCAACATGCGCGGCATCCGACTCCGAGAGGGCTCGAACGTCCTGGTCGAGAACTGCGACGTCCAGATGGAGAAGGTGACCGGGAGCGACGGCGGCATCACCATGTCGAGCTGGCTCGACCAGGCGACCATCCGCGACACGACCGTCACGGTCAACGCCGACGACGTCGCGGCCATCCTCGCGAAGTCGCCGACCGACCGACCCGACGAGGTCGACGCCGACAGCGACGACTACCGCATCCGCGTCGAGAACGTCACCATCTCCGGGTCGGCCAGCGACACCGCCGCCGTCCGCCTGCTCGAACGCGAGGGCTGTCTCGTCGACAACGCCTGCATCGTCCAGACGGGCCAGGCCCGCGACGGCATCCAGTGCACCCGCGTCAGCGACTCGACGCTCTCGAACAGTTCGATCAGCGTGACGGGCAGGCCAGTCGTGCTCAACGACGCCACGGTCACCCGCGAGGCGCTGCGCACGAGTCGACTCGGCGCGAACGCGGCCGCCAGTGGCGGGAACTGCCAGCGGGAGTGA